In Synechococcus sp. KORDI-52, one genomic interval encodes:
- a CDS encoding hydantoinase B/oxoprolinase family protein: MGWCFWVDRGGTFTDLIGRDPEGRLHVRKVLSEQAGEGDPAVWAMTAMLASASPPVDLVDVEEVRLGTTVATNALLEGQGAPLLLLTNAGLRDQLWIGDQHRDDLFALGQPQRPFLAQTVLELAGRLDARGEEVEPLVLDQPLRHRLEELRRSGLDVAVVALLHAQRNPAHELRCAALLREFGFRTVVCSHQVSVMPRLVPRGQTVLVEGAVHPVLDGYLQQVQGALGAATPLRVMTSSGALQAPDRLQAKDTILSGPAAGMVGAIAAARMAGFEGVPVLGFDMGGTSTDVFCVASADAQALRHVKEQTEIAGLQLLAPRLPIETVAAGGGSVLELEGKRLRVGPRSAGAQPGPACYRAGGPLTITDANLLLGRLQVDRFPAVFGPSGDLPPDVEVVRQGFAKLAAALGQTPERVASGALQLAVETMAAAIRRVSLHRGEDIRGGVLVAYGGAGGQHACRLADELGLTTVLLHPMAGVLSAFGMGQARQRCRRQRHLGAALSLDLLASLPDQVERLMAEAQEILRRQGDRADGDAGESEVWVSLALRYPSAEQTLVLAWSAEQGVDAVISAFQASHQHRYGYCIDADQALIVEQLNVEVTAPQQFDATATATVAAEMAEPTPEVETSPPVSMHLESSGWTQVPLLNRNSLLLNQRIAGPALIAEATGCTVLEPGWQAQVTEGGTLLLERRQPVLGSPALAQGDAHDPLQAELFRHRFMAIAEQMGEQLRQSSRSVNIRERLDFSCALFDATGALVANAPHIPVHLGSMGDSVRDLLAQVATGDVAPLQPGDTLLSNDPFHGGTHLPDITAISPVFCNGDQPSFFVASRGHHADVGGIAPGSMPSFSRTIADEGLLLRNQLFVRQGRVLAADLDAVWSGMATPPRNPPELLADLQAQVAANQAGIVALQSLVEREGQTLVQRQMTLLQQDAARSVERLLLRLTDARHQVALDDGSCLVVQVSLNPQRQRLRLDFSGTSPQRPGNFNAPLAVTRAAVLYVIRCLLDSDIPLNEGCFAPLDLVVPAGCLLNPHSPAAVVAGNVEVSQALCNLLLAAFGAQAASQGTMNNVSFGNGSCQYYETVAGGGGAVEGFAGSVGLQSHMTNSRLTDPEVLESRFPVRLESFAVRSGSGGRGRWPGGDGLERTIRFLEPMRVSLISGSRRVPPFGLNGGGSGACGVNLRLDRDGGVHTLPGSVQLELQAGEAIRMLTPGGGGMGG; encoded by the coding sequence ATGGGTTGGTGCTTCTGGGTGGATCGTGGGGGCACCTTCACCGATCTGATCGGGCGCGATCCAGAGGGACGGCTGCACGTGCGCAAGGTGCTCTCGGAGCAGGCCGGGGAAGGAGATCCTGCGGTGTGGGCCATGACTGCGATGTTGGCGTCGGCTTCACCGCCCGTGGATCTGGTGGACGTCGAGGAGGTGCGCCTCGGCACCACCGTGGCCACCAATGCGCTGCTGGAGGGCCAGGGGGCGCCGCTGCTGTTGCTCACCAATGCGGGCCTGAGGGATCAGCTGTGGATCGGCGATCAACATCGCGACGATCTGTTCGCGCTTGGTCAGCCCCAGCGGCCCTTTCTGGCGCAAACGGTGCTGGAGCTGGCCGGTCGGCTCGATGCCCGGGGTGAGGAGGTGGAGCCCCTGGTGCTGGATCAGCCGCTGCGGCATCGACTCGAGGAGCTGCGCCGTTCCGGCCTGGACGTCGCCGTGGTGGCGTTACTGCATGCCCAACGCAACCCAGCCCATGAGCTGCGCTGCGCCGCACTGCTGCGGGAATTTGGCTTTCGCACCGTGGTCTGCTCCCATCAGGTGAGCGTGATGCCCCGACTGGTGCCGCGGGGGCAGACGGTGTTGGTGGAGGGTGCCGTCCATCCGGTGCTGGATGGCTACCTGCAGCAGGTGCAAGGAGCGCTGGGCGCCGCCACTCCCCTGCGGGTGATGACTTCCAGCGGAGCGTTGCAGGCTCCAGACAGGCTGCAGGCCAAAGACACCATCCTTTCGGGGCCCGCGGCGGGGATGGTCGGGGCGATCGCTGCGGCGCGGATGGCCGGCTTTGAGGGGGTGCCGGTGCTCGGCTTCGACATGGGGGGCACGTCGACGGATGTGTTCTGCGTGGCTTCCGCCGATGCGCAGGCTTTGCGGCACGTGAAGGAGCAGACCGAGATCGCCGGTTTGCAGTTGCTGGCCCCCCGCCTGCCGATTGAAACCGTGGCGGCTGGAGGCGGATCGGTGCTGGAGCTGGAGGGGAAGCGGCTGCGGGTGGGGCCCCGCTCCGCCGGAGCGCAACCGGGCCCGGCCTGTTATCGCGCCGGCGGACCGCTCACCATCACCGACGCCAACCTGCTGCTGGGCCGGCTTCAGGTGGATCGCTTCCCGGCGGTGTTCGGCCCATCCGGGGATCTGCCACCGGATGTGGAGGTGGTGCGGCAGGGCTTCGCCAAGCTGGCTGCTGCGCTGGGGCAGACCCCGGAGCGGGTGGCATCCGGGGCGTTGCAGTTGGCGGTGGAAACCATGGCCGCTGCGATTCGCCGGGTTTCCCTGCATCGCGGTGAGGACATTCGCGGCGGGGTGTTGGTGGCCTACGGTGGGGCTGGTGGTCAACACGCCTGTCGCCTGGCGGATGAACTGGGACTGACCACGGTGCTGTTGCATCCCATGGCCGGCGTTCTCTCCGCCTTTGGCATGGGCCAGGCCCGCCAGCGCTGCCGGCGGCAGCGGCATCTCGGCGCTGCCCTCTCACTAGATCTGCTGGCGTCTTTGCCGGATCAGGTTGAGCGGCTGATGGCTGAAGCACAGGAGATCTTGCGTCGCCAGGGGGATCGCGCTGATGGCGATGCGGGGGAGTCGGAGGTCTGGGTCAGCCTGGCCCTGCGTTATCCCTCTGCCGAGCAGACCCTGGTGCTCGCCTGGTCCGCCGAGCAAGGCGTTGATGCTGTGATCTCGGCCTTCCAGGCGAGCCATCAGCATCGCTACGGCTACTGCATTGATGCCGATCAGGCCTTGATCGTCGAACAGCTCAATGTTGAGGTCACCGCACCCCAACAGTTCGATGCCACAGCAACGGCAACAGTTGCAGCTGAGATGGCCGAACCAACGCCAGAGGTGGAGACATCCCCGCCGGTGTCGATGCACCTGGAGTCGAGCGGATGGACGCAGGTTCCGTTGCTGAACCGCAATTCCCTGCTGTTGAACCAGCGGATTGCAGGCCCGGCCCTGATTGCTGAAGCCACCGGTTGCACGGTGCTGGAGCCAGGCTGGCAGGCCCAGGTGACGGAAGGGGGAACGTTGTTGCTGGAGCGCCGGCAACCCGTGCTCGGATCACCCGCGCTGGCACAGGGTGATGCCCATGACCCGTTGCAGGCGGAACTGTTTCGCCACCGCTTCATGGCGATTGCTGAACAGATGGGGGAACAGCTGCGGCAGAGCAGTCGCTCCGTGAACATCCGTGAGCGTCTGGATTTCTCTTGTGCGTTGTTCGATGCCACGGGTGCCCTGGTGGCCAACGCCCCCCACATCCCGGTGCACCTGGGATCGATGGGCGACAGCGTGCGCGACCTGCTGGCCCAGGTGGCGACCGGTGATGTCGCACCGCTGCAGCCCGGCGACACGCTGCTCAGCAACGACCCTTTCCATGGCGGTACTCACCTGCCCGACATCACCGCCATCTCGCCGGTGTTCTGCAACGGGGATCAGCCCAGCTTCTTTGTGGCCAGCCGTGGCCACCATGCCGATGTGGGTGGCATTGCTCCTGGGTCGATGCCGTCCTTCAGCCGCACCATTGCCGATGAGGGCCTGCTGCTGCGCAACCAGCTGTTCGTGCGCCAGGGTCGGGTTCTTGCCGCTGATCTGGACGCGGTATGGAGCGGCATGGCGACGCCCCCTCGCAACCCTCCGGAACTCTTGGCCGACCTGCAGGCGCAGGTGGCCGCCAACCAGGCGGGGATTGTGGCGCTGCAATCCCTCGTGGAGCGGGAGGGGCAGACGCTGGTGCAACGGCAGATGACCCTGCTGCAGCAGGACGCAGCCCGCAGTGTTGAACGGCTGCTGTTGCGCTTAACAGACGCCCGGCATCAGGTGGCCCTTGATGACGGCTCCTGCCTGGTGGTGCAGGTGAGCCTTAACCCGCAACGCCAACGCTTGCGCCTGGATTTCAGCGGTACATCCCCTCAACGACCCGGCAACTTCAATGCCCCCCTGGCGGTGACGCGGGCCGCCGTGTTGTACGTGATCCGTTGTCTCCTTGACAGCGACATCCCCTTGAACGAGGGCTGTTTTGCGCCGCTCGATCTGGTGGTGCCCGCGGGCTGCCTGTTGAATCCGCACTCCCCCGCTGCGGTGGTGGCCGGCAACGTGGAGGTGTCTCAGGCCCTCTGCAATCTGTTGCTGGCTGCCTTCGGTGCTCAGGCGGCCAGCCAGGGAACGATGAACAACGTCAGCTTCGGGAATGGCAGCTGCCAGTACTACGAAACGGTGGCCGGTGGTGGTGGTGCCGTTGAGGGCTTTGCCGGATCGGTGGGCCTGCAGTCGCACATGACCAACTCGAGGCTGACGGATCCCGAGGTGCTGGAGAGCCGTTTTCCGGTGCGGTTGGAATCCTTCGCGGTGCGCTCTGGCAGTGGCGGCCGAGGCCGTTGGCCCGGGGGCGATGGGTTGGAGCGCACGATCCGTTTTCTCGAGCCGATGCGTGTGTCGTTGATCAGTGGGTCACGGCGGGTCCCACCGTTCGGTCTCAACGGTGGGGGCAGCGGTGCCTGTGGCGTGAACCTGCGGCTGGACCGTGATGGAGGGGTCCATACCCTGCCGGGTTCCGTGCAGCTGGAGCTTCAGGCGGGTGAGGCCATTCGGATGCTTACCCCCGGGGGTGGCGGCATGGGAGGTTGA
- a CDS encoding HdeD family acid-resistance protein yields MSSERQRQLAAALLILGAVAAILLPFISATLLTLALGGIAFSVGVSQLLRLGQDQAGGQLFRLLTALLYIGGALFILIDPIEGEISLTLFTGVVVLVEGIMELAAGASSKAPMAGLVLLDGLLSAGIGLLLVLEWPSDSVWALGTLFGITLFSSALKLLQKPSGDVV; encoded by the coding sequence ATGTCCTCCGAACGCCAGCGGCAACTTGCAGCAGCACTGTTGATTCTGGGGGCGGTGGCAGCAATCCTGCTCCCCTTCATCTCTGCAACGTTGCTGACCCTTGCCCTCGGTGGGATCGCCTTCTCAGTAGGGGTGAGTCAGCTGCTCCGACTCGGCCAAGACCAGGCCGGCGGACAACTGTTCCGGCTGCTTACGGCCCTGCTCTACATCGGTGGAGCGCTGTTCATTTTGATTGATCCGATCGAAGGAGAAATCAGCCTGACCCTGTTCACCGGCGTGGTGGTGCTGGTGGAGGGAATCATGGAACTGGCCGCAGGAGCAAGCTCGAAAGCCCCGATGGCTGGTCTGGTGCTGCTCGATGGCTTGCTCTCCGCAGGTATCGGCCTGCTGCTGGTGCTGGAATGGCCCAGCGACAGCGTCTGGGCGCTGGGAACACTGTTTGGGATCACCCTGTTCTCCTCAGCCCTGAAGCTTCTGCAAAAGCCCAGCGGAGACGTCGTCTGA
- a CDS encoding 16S rRNA (uracil(1498)-N(3))-methyltransferase, translating to MNIVVLNRSDWRDGHLVRLVDRRADHIRSVLRAAVGDSIRVGELNGDLGLGRICAIDERAVMLAVELSQPPPPRHRFDIVLALPRPKVLRRLLRTVAEYGVANLHLIHCARVDKSYWQSPLLAPEKVHDALLSGMERARDTVAPRVHQHRRFRPFVEDGLKLICAGRPCWIAQMGATLALRHAPPGDAVVMVGPEGGFVPFELDLAQAVIAQPVHLGSRTLSVDTALTTVLAQG from the coding sequence ATGAACATCGTTGTTTTGAACCGTTCGGATTGGCGGGATGGACACCTTGTTCGTCTCGTTGATCGTCGGGCTGATCACATTCGGTCGGTGCTTCGGGCTGCGGTGGGCGACAGCATCCGGGTTGGTGAGCTCAATGGCGATCTGGGGCTGGGTCGCATCTGCGCGATCGATGAGCGTGCCGTGATGCTGGCCGTTGAACTGAGTCAGCCACCGCCGCCCCGCCATCGCTTTGACATCGTGCTGGCGCTGCCGAGGCCCAAGGTTTTGCGCCGGCTCTTGCGCACCGTGGCGGAATACGGGGTGGCCAATCTGCATCTGATCCACTGCGCCCGCGTGGACAAGAGCTATTGGCAGTCGCCTTTACTGGCGCCCGAGAAGGTCCACGATGCGCTGCTTTCGGGGATGGAGCGGGCCCGTGACACGGTCGCTCCCCGGGTGCATCAGCACCGGCGCTTTCGACCTTTCGTCGAAGACGGGCTGAAGCTCATCTGTGCTGGGCGGCCCTGCTGGATCGCACAGATGGGGGCCACCCTTGCGTTGCGCCATGCCCCTCCGGGGGATGCCGTGGTGATGGTGGGGCCGGAGGGTGGTTTTGTTCCTTTTGAACTGGACTTGGCCCAGGCGGTGATCGCGCAGCCCGTGCACCTCGGATCACGCACATTGAGTGTGGATACGGCCCTCACCACCGTTCTGGCCCAGGGATGA
- a CDS encoding c-type cytochrome → MRHFLSLALAALIALFSPSMVSAADVAHGEQVFSSNCAACHIGGGNVVNGQRTLQQDDLKAYLANYNEGHEEAIAYQVTNGKNGMPAFGPNLSEADIADVAAYVESKSVNGWA, encoded by the coding sequence ATGCGTCACTTTCTTTCCCTTGCTTTGGCCGCTTTGATCGCGTTGTTCTCGCCGTCCATGGTTTCAGCGGCAGATGTGGCGCATGGTGAGCAGGTGTTTTCGTCCAATTGCGCGGCATGCCACATCGGCGGCGGCAACGTTGTCAACGGTCAGCGCACGCTTCAGCAGGATGACCTCAAGGCCTACCTCGCCAATTACAACGAGGGTCATGAAGAAGCCATTGCCTATCAGGTCACCAACGGAAAGAACGGCATGCCTGCATTTGGTCCAAACCTGAGTGAGGCCGACATTGCTGATGTGGCTGCCTACGTCGAGTCCAAGTCGGTGAACGGCTGGGCCTGA
- a CDS encoding HupE/UreJ family protein, with the protein MNALSKASPVLRAGVISTAGLLGLSLFNPAYAHHPFGMGESTALTPWQGLLSGIGHPLLGPDHFLFLLAIAFIGLQRPRAWVIPLLAAGLGGSVLSQFIPLPEAVAPWAEALVSLSLVVEGLIALTVASTRWLLPLVALHGFLLGSTIVGAEPTPLLTYFLGLLIGQGALLLLVTSWSKSLLERLGSQGQRLGAGIWIGIGMAFAWVALID; encoded by the coding sequence ATGAACGCACTTTCTAAAGCCAGCCCCGTGCTGAGGGCTGGTGTGATCTCCACTGCGGGATTGCTCGGGCTTTCCCTGTTCAACCCGGCTTATGCCCATCACCCTTTCGGGATGGGAGAGAGCACCGCTCTGACTCCATGGCAGGGCTTGCTGAGTGGAATCGGTCACCCTCTGCTTGGACCAGACCATTTCTTGTTTCTGCTGGCCATCGCCTTCATCGGCTTGCAACGTCCCCGGGCCTGGGTGATTCCTCTGCTGGCAGCTGGTTTGGGCGGCAGCGTTTTGTCTCAGTTCATCCCCCTGCCTGAGGCTGTCGCTCCCTGGGCGGAAGCATTGGTGTCCCTCAGCCTGGTGGTGGAGGGTTTGATCGCTCTCACCGTGGCCTCCACCCGTTGGTTGCTGCCGCTGGTGGCTCTGCACGGTTTTCTGCTGGGCAGCACCATCGTTGGCGCGGAACCCACCCCGCTGCTCACCTATTTCCTGGGCCTGCTGATTGGCCAGGGCGCGCTGCTTCTGTTGGTGACCAGCTGGTCCAAGTCCCTGCTGGAGCGCCTCGGCTCCCAGGGGCAACGACTTGGTGCCGGAATCTGGATCGGCATCGGCATGGCATTTGCCTGGGTGGCCCTGATCGACTGA
- a CDS encoding iron uptake porin — protein MKHLQHLLVAPAALGLLASGANAAELNINGVSEYASADQVTSVTQFSDVYPTDWAYQALANLVEQYGCVAGSNGTFRGNRAMTRYEAAALLNACLDRITEVTDELRRLLKEFETELAILKGRVDGLEARVGELEATQFSTTTKLSGLATFVVGANRFSGSASRLRSDSNAEFGGTVFNYDLQLALETSFSGKDQLTTVLRAGNFDGDRNVFGSGGPSGLATLETAYQEGDQPNQLAIDKLFYSFPVGESITITAGPLVGQEDMLPVWPSAYPSDPILDVLTLNGAPAAYNKNLGAGAGISWAVSSGLRASANYVSANGALSDTRSGGFATDEAAGTGTVQLGWEAETWNVAAIYSHIQNGQDLIAYATPFTQDTLGSRGVTHAFGLGGSWSPDDSGWLPSVSLGWGINQSDTQRKGQVSTSQSWTVGLDWNDVFLAGNNAGMAVGQPVFATDLRGGDTPDDGQFIWEWWYQFQLTDNISITPALFYLSRPMGELTPKGSTFQQLGGLIKTTFVF, from the coding sequence ATGAAGCATCTCCAGCACCTGCTAGTGGCTCCTGCCGCTCTTGGCCTTCTGGCTAGTGGCGCCAATGCCGCCGAGCTGAACATCAACGGTGTTTCTGAGTACGCATCGGCTGACCAAGTCACCAGCGTCACCCAGTTCTCCGACGTCTACCCCACTGACTGGGCCTATCAAGCTCTGGCCAACCTGGTGGAGCAGTACGGCTGCGTTGCCGGCTCCAACGGCACCTTCCGTGGCAACCGGGCGATGACCCGCTACGAAGCGGCTGCCTTGCTGAACGCCTGCCTCGACCGGATCACTGAAGTGACCGACGAGCTGCGTCGCCTGCTCAAGGAATTTGAAACCGAGCTGGCCATCCTCAAGGGTCGCGTTGACGGCCTCGAGGCCCGTGTCGGCGAACTGGAAGCCACCCAGTTCTCCACCACCACCAAGCTCTCTGGTCTGGCGACTTTTGTTGTGGGAGCCAATCGCTTCTCTGGCTCAGCGTCGAGACTTCGTTCAGACAGCAATGCCGAGTTCGGCGGCACCGTCTTCAATTACGACCTGCAGCTGGCTCTGGAGACCTCCTTCAGTGGCAAGGACCAGCTCACCACCGTGCTTCGTGCGGGCAACTTTGATGGTGATCGGAATGTGTTCGGCAGCGGTGGGCCGTCAGGGCTTGCCACGCTGGAAACGGCCTATCAGGAGGGTGATCAACCGAATCAGCTGGCGATCGACAAGCTGTTTTATTCCTTTCCCGTTGGGGAGTCCATCACCATCACAGCGGGTCCGTTGGTGGGGCAGGAAGACATGCTCCCGGTGTGGCCCAGCGCCTATCCCAGTGACCCGATTCTGGATGTGCTGACCCTCAACGGAGCACCTGCCGCCTACAACAAGAACCTGGGTGCCGGTGCAGGCATCTCCTGGGCTGTCTCCAGTGGATTGCGTGCCTCAGCCAACTACGTCTCGGCCAATGGAGCACTGAGCGATACCCGCAGCGGTGGTTTCGCCACTGATGAAGCGGCGGGCACTGGCACGGTCCAGTTGGGATGGGAGGCAGAGACTTGGAATGTGGCGGCGATCTATTCCCATATTCAGAACGGTCAGGATCTGATCGCATACGCCACACCGTTCACGCAGGACACGCTGGGTTCCCGTGGTGTCACCCATGCTTTTGGTCTTGGTGGTTCCTGGTCTCCGGATGACAGCGGTTGGCTTCCCTCGGTGTCTCTGGGATGGGGCATCAATCAATCCGACACCCAGCGCAAGGGCCAGGTGAGCACGAGTCAGTCGTGGACGGTGGGGCTTGATTGGAACGACGTGTTCCTGGCGGGAAACAATGCCGGTATGGCTGTGGGTCAACCCGTTTTCGCGACGGATCTGCGTGGTGGTGACACCCCGGACGATGGTCAGTTCATCTGGGAGTGGTGGTATCAGTTCCAGTTGACCGACAACATCAGCATCACCCCGGCGCTGTTTTATCTGTCGCGACCCATGGGTGAGCTCACACCCAAGGGCTCAACGTTCCAGCAACTGGGTGGTTTGATCAAGACCACATTTGTGTTCTGA
- a CDS encoding Crp/Fnr family transcriptional regulator, which yields MPRSQTVLIDPAGRDQATVLEVIEGACRVYCPCEETEGMTLAFLQSGDRLRTDRLCSDGVCIEALTALKFRRDAVSADELGLDAVNEWTLQLLRVRHLGQAEQRLHALLALLVNRLGVRCSDCYQLPFRLTHDRFGELIGATRVTTTRLLSKWRQADLVAMASGDVTMRISPELINSSPLQF from the coding sequence ATGCCTCGGTCGCAGACCGTGCTGATTGATCCCGCAGGCCGTGATCAGGCCACTGTTCTTGAGGTGATTGAAGGGGCGTGCCGAGTGTATTGCCCCTGTGAAGAAACGGAGGGAATGACCCTGGCGTTTCTGCAGTCGGGAGATCGCCTGCGGACCGATCGTCTCTGCAGTGATGGCGTTTGCATTGAGGCGCTTACCGCCTTGAAATTTCGGCGTGATGCTGTCTCAGCCGACGAGCTGGGTCTTGACGCAGTGAATGAATGGACATTGCAGCTCCTGCGAGTCCGCCATCTCGGTCAGGCAGAGCAGCGTCTTCACGCTCTTTTGGCCCTTTTGGTGAACCGATTAGGTGTGCGCTGCAGCGATTGTTATCAGCTTCCTTTCCGTCTCACTCATGATCGCTTTGGTGAGCTGATTGGTGCTACACGGGTAACCACAACGCGTCTTCTCTCGAAATGGCGACAAGCAGATCTTGTGGCCATGGCGTCTGGAGATGTCACCATGCGGATTTCACCTGAGCTCATCAATTCTTCACCACTCCAATTCTGA